cttgtcatggagatggatctgttgacGTGCAAGCTCAGTAGCCGTTATGATGTCATCTATATCACTTTTAAGATTTCTTGTTCATGCTAGCTCCAatgtcaacagatccatctccatgacaactgggcaaacgcaatctgctgatgaagacagtgtgatacagttgaaagctccagaaaaagctagtaaggaCGTTGAGTTGGGATTTTATTtggtcaaactactatttccaagaaTTAACTTTCATACTAAATATTTCAATAGCCTAAGCATCATGGAATTATTCTGTTGagatttaatataaaatgtcattaacaAGATAGTTTATAGTACAAGAATTGTGATGCGATAACCAAATATTACTGGGAACACTGCGCACACAGTGTTTGGAGCTTTTAGTGGTTTATTATTTACCCTAAGCAGAATGCTCTAAACACTTGATGCAGcctaaaattaaatgtaaaaccaGTACAGCAAAAAAAATGGATTGAGTCTATCACTAGTTCATAATGTATTCATCTTATTGCTCAactcactgtctgtctccaccTAAACTAAGACTCTGAATACTGAAGAGTCTGATGAATTCCAGGTGGACAGACTGTCTACAACCTACTTACACTCCTTGAATGCGAGACATCACCTAACTCAGTTTCGGGTGATCAATTTAATAGATTTCATAAAATACAGGAACCATTAAGTATGCAAGGTTTTAGGCAAGAATTAACTGTAACCTTTAATAAACAATCCATGGGTCCAGTGGTCATGTTCTTTCAGCTTGACTACAACAACTTGTTTGTCTCAACAGAataaaaattgaaaacaaatattaaaaccaacaaaaaaatacaaacacataatcAGTCACTACATAACACAGACATTTCTTCAAGTGTGTTCAGTCAGTAGTAAGTACATGGGCTCCTGAAGGAAATACATTAAAAGTGCTCAAACATACAGTTCTTTAAGACAAAGGGCCTCTTGCAAGAATCACAAGTACTAACAGATTTGTTCTTAAGTGGCACGTACAAGTGATTTAAGAAAACTTGTTGGATTTGCCAGAAAGTCTGAATTATAATGccttaatctgaatgaatttgcAGTGTTACAGAAACcaactaaaataaataactaaaacaaactCTATGCAAAATGAATACTGTGATCTACCATATCACCATCATCACGGCTTGCCAATTTACTGAGAGGTTCGACAACGTTTTTTGcatgttattgttatttaggTGTTATTGGCATATTTTGGAGTGGCAACCTAAACAATTCAGTGTTTGGATCATTCTCTCACACCGACAGCTGCCTCAGAGGCCTTATTACAGGTCGCTGTCTAGATAAACATCCTCTGTTGCACCTGCCAGTCTAACATGTCTTAATCCCTCTGCTGGAATAAGattttctaattgtttcagGTCTCCTGATACGACTACCTACACCGCTAAACTTGGAAgctttggaaatattttttaaaatgaaacttgcCCACCAATGGAGCAGAACCGGGACTCTTACACAGCAATTTTAGGGGCGTTGATTATCTAAATGATCAAATCTCACGAACGCTCACTTACTTGTAAACAGTTGGCATTCACCAGGTTGAAACGAGCAATTTACGACAAGTTTGTACAGTTAACAGAGTTTGGTGAATCCAACCCAGAACACTCTTACGAACAAGCTTGACGCAAAAAGTAAGAGGGGTTTAGGATAAGGATACAAACATGTTCTTGCAAGAGGCCTGTGTAAGTAAAACTAGTGTGGAGTCCCTGGTCTACCTCTGTGTATTAGGCTACTTTTTACACCAAAAGTTCCCTGTGTGAGAGATGTTCACTCCCTTCTTCCTTAGGTGTCTTAATGATTGATAGTCTCTACACGGACAATTGTGTCGAAGTAACACAGAGGGGAGAATATGTGAAAGGGCAGGAGTGAAGCCACTGAAAGTTCTCATCATGCTCTCTCAAAGGCACCAGTCTTCTGATGTGAACTTGAGCCCCTGTATTATCGTGCTGCCTGGTTCACATACTAGAGTTCACTCAGCTCTGTGACATACACTCCCGAGTCCCTCCTCTTAAAGGCTTTCATCATTTTCAAAGCTGCAAGTCCTCCTTTCAAGGTTCTGGTCCCTCTGGGTCTAAACGGTACCGTTATCTATACTGACCCAAACTCAGCCATCCAGGCTACGTATTTTTCCAGGtcgacagcagagacagacttGGAGATCTTCTTGAGTGTGAGAGTGAAATCCTCCATGGTCACAGGCATCTGCAGCTCGTCTTTGGACAGAGCTCGGATCTCCTCGGGGCTCAGGCCTTGGATTCGCCGACGCATTGCCATCATGGACGCATCCCTGATATACATGCAAAGACGGGAGCAGAGGGGGGCAGGggtgttcaaacacacacatacatacagtgagacttcttttttataaatatgCTCCCGAAAACATACTTCACATAGTATTTCTACTATTTTGGATTCCATACTGTCAAAATAGATGGAGTCAAGGCTGTGATAACTAAGCCACTGGCTGAAATCCAGCAGGCTACAGGCTGTGTGTGGAtgacactcacactcacatcCAAGGTCAATGAAACAATGCAAGCTGGAGATGAGCGGAGACAACTTGGGCAACATAAAATACCTGCCATTCCCAGCATAGCGACAATAGAAAAGGCCCACAAGGACAAGGACAGGATGGTAAGGAGAAGTGTTCAACTAAAGCAACTATTAAACTGCGATTAGAAGTAATGTTCAGCATATAAACATATTCCAATGATCAATCTATCTTTATACTGATCCGACTGTCCTTACACAGGCAAGTGATGCCTGTAAACCTCACATTGTTAGTGATTTAGGTTCACAGCCAAATGCAAATACTTGCTCATAAAGATACATAATGTGTctctcgctctcacacacacacaaaacacacagtctatggttgctcttgtaatttcaaaatgatttaaatggcTGTTACACACCTCCAGCAGCTATATGTACTCAAGTTTGCGTGTATAACCTCTGTAGTCACACTTCATCTCTTTAAATTGCTCGTATATTCTAGGCTGTAGTATTTCCATATATGATTTACAAAATCCAAAAGCAGAAAAAGCTGATAACGAATTTCTTTATTGTAATTTTGTACAcacactaccacacacacacacacacacgcacctgcAGACGTTGGTGATGTCTGCTCCAGAGTAGCCCTCAATCTTCTCAGCAATGAGGTCGAGGTCCACGTCAGCAGCCACATCCACCTCCCTCAGGTTGATCTTTAGAAGCTCTACACGAcccacagctacacacacacacacacgcatataaaAAACAGCATTAATCAGATTAGGATTGTTGTGTGCCATCGCTCTAGTTTGTTGTGCGGTCAGTCTGTGGGTAATGAGGTCACCTGTGGGCAGGGCGATGTAGATCCGCTTCTCCAGCCGCCGTCGCAACGCCTCGTCGATGTCCCAGGGGAAATTGGTGGCAGCGAGGACCATCACCATCTTAGAGGGGTCATCATTCTCCAGAGCTCCCCCCACACCTGGTCACAAAACCACAATTAAACTAGAAAATGCATATTACTGTACCATTCATATGCCACATGATTTAAATTAATGATATAGTCTATCTAGGGTACCTGATTgaatttgttttagtttaataCTGGGCTTTCTACAGTTCTACAGATTCAGCTTTATGTTGAACACATTCAGTAACAAAGTAGATTTCATCCCAAACAGGAGATTTGATATCAAAAGGTGCCAAacgttaaaagaaaaacattactgCATCTGCGTTGTTCAGGTTATGACTGTACAATTCATGGTTTTGATTGtaatttttgttaaaattattacTGTATTAGAAACCCCTTTACAGCTTCACCCCCCCACTTCTCTATTCCACTCACCATCCATCTGAACCAGAAGTTCTGATTTGACCCTGCGGCTGGCTTCATGTTCATCAGATGTTCCTCTTCTGCCGCAGATGGAATCAATCTCGTCTATAAAGATGGTTGTTGGTGCATAAAACCGGGcctaagaaaaaaagagaccttTTCTCTGCCATATAACAACATATTTAAATCTTCAGTTTGGTACTGTGTGGTTTTGCTAAACAGACcccacacacatgtacacaaacttACCATTTCGAACAGCAGACGAACAAGTTTTTCGGACTCGCCCCTGTATTTGGAggtgagggtggaggaggacaCATTGAAGAAAGTAGTCCCACATTCTGTGGCCACAGCTTTGGCTAACATTGTCTTCCCTGTCCCGGGAGGGCCGACCATTAACACGCCCTGAAACACAATGTTACACACTGTTAAAACTTAAGACACATAAAAATGGACACACAGAACGGATTTTGGGCTGAGTAGCAGTGACTACAAGTTCTACAGTCACATAAAGACTGTTATCACTtagcagaaatgtcaaactatctGACGCTGCTATAGGAAAACTGTATTCAGTACCCCTTACATCGGCATCAAGTCTTATTGTACTGTTTTTTCCAGGTATCACATTATAAAGTTTATGACTGGGAGCCTGAATAAACACTATATCATCTTTAAAGGTCCTGAAAACCTACAGTATTTTCTatacatgttttaaaacatgtctggagagAATTAAGTAGACTCAGTCTGGTCCCACCGGTCCACGAGACCACTCTTGCCAGCTTGCTGGTCCCAACATccaaaaaggttgagaaccccTGCTATAAGTGATGAGGTCCTACATGAACATACAAAGTTAACACTGTACTAGTAAGAGagttgttgcttatttagtccaGAATATTTAATAGTATAAGAAATGCTTTGACTGACTTCAGGTGCTTTGAGAACTGTATAAGCCTAATAATCAGACtaaattgtcattttgttttctcttccttccttcattcactcattcattcgTTCTATTTGAACAAACTTGCTAATATGGGCAGTTATTCAGAAGtctgaaataaatgtaattaaaataataagttaGTGCAAGTGGGaacagcaaacaactatttctCTGAGTCTTTTGATGCTGCTGGACAACAGGGATTTTACCGATAATCCTCTGCATTAAAACCCCCGTATGTCAGCTTTCGAATACATTAAATAGAAATTAGAGTGTAAGATGGCCATCAGagaggaacatcaattattgttCTCTtttaggaaaacaaacaagtaagGAAGCACAACATTTAGTGATGGAAATATTCTGCCTGAATGTGCTGCAAAGAAAGTGATCATGTTTGTTGGTTAAGCTTTATGGAACCTTGACAGAGAGTAAATGGCAAAACAACACTGATTTGCAGCTGTTTAGTCAATGtgtttaatgtaaatgtcagAACTGCACTTAATTAGAGGGATGTAACAAGAATGTGGGACCCACTACAACCATTGTGGACTCAGGATAATGCTGGTGttcagcatcatcatcactggATGAGCACAAAAAATTCGATATATGTAAATATGAGAGGCTTTTATTATTGGGCTTAACCATGCATGTAAATGAATTGTCTTCCACTAAACTGTAATCCCCTTGCAATCAAATAAAATTTCAGTTTACTTTGTCGCCGTCCCTTTCTCgcctttgtctttttgtgtaattggttacatacattttgtttaaatgtcaataatattaaacaaaattgCCATCCTTGATGCAAATCTCTTCTGTAAACATTAGGACTGTCACTGCCGCTCTGATGTCTGACATTTCTGCATCTGGTTTGTTTCTGTTGCTATGGAGATTACATAAACAAGAAAGTGACACAATCCATATCTTTTTAATATAGTTGGAGTCCCTACTGTCTCAAAATCCATACGGGCTAATGTCCGTTATATTCCCAGCATAATTGATAGATTTAAGACACTGATGCAGGCAGGATTGATCAGAATCTCAGCAGGAGCAGGTGGGAGTGGGATGGCTCACCTGCAGTAAGAGTGCAGTGATAGCCGGTAAAGTCTGTAGTGGAGGattaacaaaacagaaatgcacAAACCTCCATACTTAATGCCATCTGTAATGAAACAAATACCTTCCGCCTACATGTGTGCTGATAAAACAATCATGATCTtaaaatttcttttttctataaaaaaatgtattaatcctTCATTTTACTGCACTTTCAGTTATCTGAAAAAAGGTCTCTAAGTAACTATGTAAAGAGTTAAAAAATGCATGCATATatcagaccaaaaaaaaaggcGCTGTGTTcctgtaaaaaatgaaaaagtattgACCCTCACATGGAAGGCCTGAAGGGAAGAAGCCTCACATGATGAAGTTCAACAGGTGGTACATAACAGAGGTTGGCAACTGGTCATTCAGCAGACTCATGTAGATGCTGAAAGGCAGCATGGCTGAGCATTCAGCATTAATTAATGAAAGATGTAAGTGATACAAACATATGTAAGCATTCACATTAAAGTTGTGTTCATATTTGAGCAACAGAACAGCAGGATGTTGTACCAGGTTCAAATGTAGCTAAATATACTATAACTTTGTAAAACAGGTTGCACCTTACAAGTTAGTTACAACGTAGAGTTAAGATCttaagagtttcccctcggggattaataaagtatttctgattaaaaTGTACATCTCCGTGATCTGTAAG
This Siniperca chuatsi isolate FFG_IHB_CAS linkage group LG12, ASM2008510v1, whole genome shotgun sequence DNA region includes the following protein-coding sequences:
- the katnal1 gene encoding katanin p60 ATPase-containing subunit A-like 1 isoform X2, whose product is MQVRQELTEEYEQVKGIMGTLESFKSEKPIDILAPQSEERLEDPLVWPPPTPAEHRNPVAVKRPNSAVKQQRKDSPGLQHRGAAPGGRGQANPKPDRPGFRDARGTKAKDDKGKKGVGDAPGDVEQKKFDGTGYDSDLVDSLERDIVSRNPNVHWDDIADLEDAKKLLREAVVLPMWMPDFFKGIRRPWKGVLMVGPPGTGKTMLAKAVATECGTTFFNVSSSTLTSKYRGESEKLVRLLFEMARFYAPTTIFIDEIDSICGRRGTSDEHEASRRVKSELLVQMDGVGGALENDDPSKMVMVLAATNFPWDIDEALRRRLEKRIYIALPTAVGRVELLKINLREVDVAADVDLDLIAEKIEGYSGADITNVCRDASMMAMRRRIQGLSPEEIRALSKDELQMPVTMEDFTLTLKKISKSVSAVDLEKYVAWMAEFGSV
- the katnal1 gene encoding katanin p60 ATPase-containing subunit A-like 1 isoform X1, whose protein sequence is MQLLFSMNLADICDNAKKGREYALLGNYDSSIVYYQGVIQQIHKHCQSLRDPALKVKWQQVRQELTEEYEQVKGIMGTLESFKSEKPIDILAPQSEERLEDPLVWPPPTPAEHRNPVAVKRPNSAVKQQRKDSPGLQHRGAAPGGRGQANPKPDRPGFRDARGTKAKDDKGKKGVGDAPGDVEQKKFDGTGYDSDLVDSLERDIVSRNPNVHWDDIADLEDAKKLLREAVVLPMWMPDFFKGIRRPWKGVLMVGPPGTGKTMLAKAVATECGTTFFNVSSSTLTSKYRGESEKLVRLLFEMARFYAPTTIFIDEIDSICGRRGTSDEHEASRRVKSELLVQMDGVGGALENDDPSKMVMVLAATNFPWDIDEALRRRLEKRIYIALPTAVGRVELLKINLREVDVAADVDLDLIAEKIEGYSGADITNVCRDASMMAMRRRIQGLSPEEIRALSKDELQMPVTMEDFTLTLKKISKSVSAVDLEKYVAWMAEFGSV